One genomic window of Conyzicola nivalis includes the following:
- a CDS encoding PP2C family protein-serine/threonine phosphatase: MSAAIAVAAGTVRLSVAHATDTGRRREVNEDSVLVSSPVFLVADGMGGYEAGDRASAAVVDAFRAMAGDGFGTLEAIRDALVAADSAVGAVADSTKRGAGSTVAGAVLIERDGEPHWLVFNVGDSRVYRHYGSDLEQLTIDHSLGQELVDSGELRREDLATYKDRNVITRAIGAADSTADSWLVPVTNGERLLICSDGLSSELDDESIRASLTMGGRPESVVDVLVQRANRNGGRDNISVVVIDVIAGGSEPDSEYTTGAGGLHGLSDVGLDDTTIQLGGRDRG; this comes from the coding sequence GTGAGCGCGGCGATCGCCGTCGCCGCGGGGACCGTGCGGCTCTCTGTGGCGCACGCCACCGACACGGGACGCAGACGCGAGGTCAACGAGGACTCCGTGCTGGTCTCCTCGCCGGTTTTCCTCGTCGCCGACGGCATGGGCGGGTACGAGGCCGGTGACCGCGCGAGCGCCGCGGTCGTCGACGCCTTCCGGGCGATGGCGGGTGACGGGTTCGGCACCCTCGAGGCCATTCGCGACGCTCTGGTCGCGGCCGATTCGGCGGTCGGTGCTGTCGCAGACTCCACCAAGCGCGGCGCGGGCAGCACCGTAGCCGGCGCCGTGCTCATCGAACGCGACGGCGAGCCGCACTGGCTGGTGTTCAACGTCGGCGATTCCCGCGTCTACCGGCACTACGGCAGCGACCTCGAGCAGCTGACCATCGATCACTCCCTCGGCCAGGAACTCGTCGACAGCGGTGAGCTGCGCCGCGAAGACCTCGCCACGTACAAGGACCGGAACGTGATCACTCGCGCGATCGGCGCGGCCGACAGCACCGCGGACAGCTGGCTGGTGCCGGTGACCAACGGCGAGCGGTTGCTGATCTGTTCCGACGGCCTCAGCTCGGAACTCGACGATGAGAGCATCCGGGCGAGCCTCACGATGGGCGGGCGCCCCGAGTCGGTCGTCGATGTTCTCGTGCAGCGCGCCAACCGCAACGGTGGCCGCGATAACATCTCGGTCGTGGTCATCGACGTGATCGCCGGGGGAAGCGAACCCGACAGCGAGTACACGACCGGCGCGGGTGGTCTGCACGGCCTCAGCGACGTGGGCCTCGACGACACGACCATCCAGTTGGGAGGGCGGGACCGTGGCTGA
- a CDS encoding DUF5684 domain-containing protein: MTSTDAEAVAGLTITIMLLGGLVGAAVYIWYGLALSKLFTKLGAESWRGWVPIVNEMEILARGGVPSWSVVYYFIPVVNLYGLYLKATAVHRINEQLGRGVGSTVLGILVPPVWASILAWGATAPVAGVDAKKVEATRGGGTAPAPSIATGPLGGEPTPSAPRAPFSPLVSDPSGYALPVVQPAAPRPAPAFAPPVAAPQEAAAVRPAPEVPGAASDSASPAAVIVNPWAQQSSTPAAAPRISAPPTIATPPELAPELDFEPDPVVDLGETRVTAAPPVPEPAPDHAQSTLGSGDDDDELDRTVVVDRRPVVRWRLSTDDGFEVDLTASKIVLGRNPSTGELDVEAVAIPDTTRTLSKTHARLDFLDGAWTVTDLGSTNGVLVVDADGAEELIPVNEATPLLARFVLGKVGMALSFEQRS, from the coding sequence ATGACCTCAACGGATGCGGAGGCCGTCGCCGGCCTCACGATCACCATAATGCTGCTGGGCGGTCTCGTCGGAGCCGCCGTGTACATCTGGTACGGCCTCGCGCTCTCCAAGCTCTTCACCAAGCTGGGTGCGGAGTCGTGGCGCGGCTGGGTGCCGATCGTCAACGAGATGGAGATCCTCGCGCGAGGCGGGGTGCCATCGTGGTCGGTGGTCTACTACTTTATCCCCGTCGTCAACCTCTACGGGCTGTACCTGAAGGCCACCGCGGTGCACCGCATCAACGAGCAGCTCGGCCGAGGCGTCGGCTCCACGGTGCTCGGCATCCTGGTCCCCCCGGTCTGGGCGAGCATCCTGGCGTGGGGCGCGACCGCCCCGGTCGCCGGCGTCGATGCAAAGAAGGTCGAGGCGACGCGGGGTGGCGGCACCGCACCGGCGCCGTCGATCGCGACCGGCCCCCTCGGGGGAGAGCCAACGCCGTCGGCCCCGCGCGCGCCGTTCAGTCCCCTGGTATCCGACCCGTCCGGCTACGCCCTCCCGGTCGTGCAGCCGGCGGCGCCTCGGCCCGCCCCCGCCTTCGCGCCGCCCGTCGCCGCGCCGCAGGAGGCGGCCGCTGTTCGGCCGGCCCCGGAGGTCCCGGGGGCCGCGTCCGACAGCGCGTCACCCGCGGCCGTCATAGTCAACCCGTGGGCGCAGCAGTCGAGCACGCCCGCCGCGGCGCCCCGCATCTCGGCACCGCCGACGATCGCCACGCCGCCCGAGCTGGCGCCTGAGCTGGATTTTGAGCCCGACCCTGTCGTCGACCTCGGTGAGACGCGGGTCACCGCGGCCCCACCGGTGCCCGAACCCGCGCCGGATCACGCGCAGTCCACGCTCGGAAGCGGCGATGACGACGACGAGCTCGACCGCACCGTCGTGGTAGACCGTCGGCCGGTGGTGCGCTGGCGGCTGAGCACCGACGACGGATTCGAGGTGGATCTCACCGCTTCGAAGATCGTGCTGGGACGCAATCCGTCGACGGGTGAGCTCGACGTCGAAGCGGTCGCAATCCCCGATACCACCCGGACCCTCTCGAAGACACATGCCCGCCTCGACTTCCTCGACGGCGCGTGGACGGTGACCGACCTTGGCTCGACCAACGGCGTGCTCGTGGTCGACGCGGACGGCGCGGAGGAGCTCATCCCGGTCAACGAGGCGACACCGCTGCTCGCACGGTTCGTGCTCGGCAAGGTCGGTATGGCTCTGAGCTTCGAGCAGCGGTCGTGA